ACGTGTGATGCTTCTTGAAAAGTGTGAAGATTTAAGTTTCTGCAAGCATATCAATGAAAATGGTCATTCATCTTTACATGGAATTATTCGACGCCTATCAATAACAACCCATTCCGATGATTTTCCGATATGTATTGAAAACTCACGTGTTCGTTcactatttcttttaaaaaatgagTCACAATTTTTGAGCGAAGATTTTACGAGGAGAATCTTTACACAATATAGGCGCTTGAAGGTGCTTGAGTTTGAAGTTTATTCTGAAGTTAAATTGAGTAATATCCTTCATGAAAATTTGGGAAGCTTGATTCACTTGAAGTATTTAAGCTTCATGAATCTTTCTACGGAAACTCAAATTGAACTTCCCAAATCAATTGCCATGCTCCAAAACCTGGAGACTTTGATTCTAAGACATGAGGTAGGCTATAAAATACCAAAGGCGGTTAGCAAGCTTAGAAAGTTACGACATCTTCTGGGCATCAGAATGTCTTTGTTTCAATTGAAGGGTGGTATAGGAGGCATGAAATCTCTACAAACTCTGAGTAGTGTGgtaattgatgatgatgatgatgatgatggaataGAGCTAATTAAAGTGCTGGGAAAGCTAAAGCGGTTAAGGAAATTGAGCTTGTTTCTTGTGAACGAAGACCATATAAGCACTTTATCTTCTTCATTGAATGAGATGCAACATTTGGAGAATCTAAAGATTGGGACAAAAAACGTAAGAAACTGTAGTTATCATTTCATTGATTTACATTTGGATTCACCTCCATATATGCTTCAAAGTCTTAAACTAAGTGGAGTACTGTTGGTGAAGTTGCCAGAGTGGATTCTTCAACATCAAAATCTTGTTAAGTTGAAGTTAGAATTGTCCCTCTTAAAAGATGATCCAATGAAGTGTTTAGAAAATATGCAAAACTTGTTGTTTCTCTCAATCGTCAACATCGCTTATGAAGGTGAAAGTTTACATTTTCATGATGGGGGGTTTCAAAATCTAAAGGAACTACACATCATTTTCTTGCCTAACTTGAATTCAATTGTTATCGACAAAGGAGCATTGCAATCTCTAAAAAAGTTTGAGTTATCCTATATCCCCAAACTCAAGACTGTTCCTGCTGGCATCCAACACTTAGAAAAACTTCAAGTTCTCAATGTTCGAGATGTGCCACATGTAGAACTTTATCCTAAACTTTAAGGAGTTAGAAATCACAAGCCACCCAACTTCAAGGAGGAGAAAAGGTGAACATTTTCTTCCAtataattgtataatatattcTTGGTAATATTTTTTGTTCTCATTATCATTCAGTAACATACAAGATTATTTTTATCCTAAATAGTTTATCTATTTTGCCTCACTTTATTTCTCTCTACAATGATCTATAGtaataatttgttattaatATGTAGGTGGTTGGCTTCTAGTGCGATCGAAAGTCAGATTTCTCCAAGTGGACTTCTACAACAATGGCAtctttatttatgaaaaattctCATCCCACCCATCATGTTTCTCGTTCACCCCCTAGCACacagaaaaattcaaaaaatacgttccgaattttttttctagtATAAATTTTACTGAAatttaccctaaaaaaaattcggaaaacgttttccgaatttttttgtgCGAGAAGAGAAATTCAGAGGTTGGGTTGAGAAGTCATCTTTATTTATGTTCATGCTTTTgacttttgtttctttctttgtttgagatttgAGTTGGTTGTGATGTATCCTTCTAAGTGAAGTTTTATGTGAACGGTTCCCTTGGTGGGAATATGTTACTAAGGATGTTTCTGAAGTTTACAATCATAACAGGTTTGGTCTTCCTGAGTTTAGATTTAAGAGATAATTATTTCTTGCAATCAAATAGCACTCTTTTTCCCTACATCAAAGTATTATCCCGCTAGGTTTTCCTCGATGAGGTTTTTAATGTGGCAGTTGACCAATCATTTTGGTGTGCATTGTTATATCTTGGGTATTGGTCTAGTCCCCCCaagctttttcttttttatttagtaATATTTAGATAAAGTTCAGCAGTTTGAATGTAAACGTAGAGGCGctaacatagttgggatgtttGTGCCTTCATCTTTTGCTTCACTTTAACTTCTATTGGTActtaaattggaaaaaaaatagcAGAAACATGGGAGTGGGGTGTTTGAATGGATTTCCTGGTGAGTCAGAGGTGCATACTTTGAATGAATTGTTGTTTTGATTGTATATTCAAGACAGTGAGGTATGTTAGGCTTATAAGTTTTGAAATTCTTAAAATCAAAATCAGTTGCAATATTGTGGTTTCTATTGTTAAAGTCCCACGTTAAAATTTCTTAGCACCTGTTAGATTCCACagatttttcttcttcttattgtTGAATTGGTTTGGATAGGTATTTCTAATTACTTGTTTTGCAGATTCAATGTCTATTTGATTAGATCTATGTTCTTTAATTACATATATGactgaaaaatataataaaacaaacaaaattgtaAGGAATTTTGATAATAGACTAAGAATAACTTGGAAACAGAATAGTGAATGTAAATTGTGTGAATGATTTGTACTTGCTATACTCATTATAAttatttctacaaaaaaaataaaaaaaaattgaaaatgatttattttaaatttttctttttagaaaaATGACATTCATTTTAAAATCGAGTGTGCCGTAGTGACTATTTCAAAGCATGTAGTGACTATTGAGAGGTATTCACAAGGAATTTGCAGACATTAAAGATGAACTGGAAAGCATAAAAAGCCTTTCTTAAGGATGCTGATAAAAGATCAGCAGCAACTGAAGGAATCAAAATATGGGTAGAAGATATCATTGATGATTATTTGATCCAAGAGGGACGACAACAAACTCGTGATACAGGACGATGTGTAGCTTTATTCCATAAACTGAAAACTATGATCCCTTGCGTCGAATACTGTCCAAGATTCAAGTTATCAAGTCAGCTGTACGCGAGATTAAGGAAAGAAGTGAAAGATATGGCTTTCAAATCCAGCCTTCTATTGAACAAGGATCAAGCAGCTTCAGAGGAAGCCAAAATGTCAGAGGAAGCCAAAATGCCAAAAGGCACGACCCTCGAATGGGGGCTTTATACATTGATGAAGCTGAAAGTAAAAATATTTGGCTTTTTAACAGCAAAGAGCAGAGCAGAGCGCACTGTCATCTCTGTGGTAGGAATGGGAGGGCAAAGGAAAAACCACTCTGGCCAAAAATGTTTTTAACAGCAAAGAGGTCGTGGGACACTTTGAATGCTGTGTGTGGATCACAGTGTCACAATCATACAATATAGATGGGTTGCTGAGAGGTATGTTGAAGGAGGTTTACAAACAAAAAGAGGACTGTCCATCTCAAGATATCTCGGAAATGGATCAAGGGTCATTGATGTCTGAGTTGAGAAACTACTTGCAGCAAAAGAGGTATGTTTTCATGTTTGATGATGTATGGACCATAAGTTTTTGGGATGAAATTGAATGTATTGTGAGTGATAATAAAAATGGGAGCAAGATATTTATTACAACAAGAAATATGGATGTTGCCATGTATTGTAAGAAATCTTCTTTTATTGAAGTGCATGAAATGCAATCTTTAACCGAAGAACAATCTTTCGAGTTGTTCACTAAGAAAGCTTTCCGGTTTGATTTTGAGGTATGTTGTCCAAAAGATCTGATTAATATATCTTTTGAAATTGCTAGAAAATGCAAGGGTTTACCATTGGCAATTGTGGCCATTGGTGGTCTTTTATCTACAAAGGAGAAAAATG
This portion of the Trifolium pratense cultivar HEN17-A07 linkage group LG3, ARS_RC_1.1, whole genome shotgun sequence genome encodes:
- the LOC123915207 gene encoding disease resistance protein PIK6-NP-like, which translates into the protein MAEMAVSFVLDQLIPLLKEEAKLLGGIHKEFADTKDELECIQAFLKDADKKAEGDNTSEGVKTWVKQVREAGFHIEDVVDDYVIQVRQRPRDSGCVALLSKIVHSLKVITHRHQISSEIQDIKFILHELQPLTKEQSFELFNKKAFQYEFDGCCPKGLIDISFEIARKCKGLPLAIVAIGGLLNVSRRLHSSIKETDSKWIAEGFVKEESGNTLEEVAEGYLTELIHRSLVQVSSVRIDGKTKSCCGHDLTRVMLLEKCEDLSFCKHINENGHSSLHGIIRRLSITTHSDDFPICIENSRVRSLFLLKNESQFLSEDFTRRIFTQYRRLKVLEFEVYSEVKLSNILHENLGSLIHLKYLSFMNLSTETQIELPKSIAMLQNLETLILRHEVGYKIPKAVSKLRKLRHLLGIRMSLFQLKGGIGGMKSLQTLSSVVIDDDDDDDGIELIKVLGKLKRLRKLSLFLVNEDHISTLSSSLNEMQHLENLKIGTKNVRNCSYHFIDLHLDSPPYMLQSLKLSGVLLVKLPEWILQHQNLVKLKLELSLLKDDPMKCLENMQNLLFLSIVNIAYEGESLHFHDGGFQNLKELHIIFLPNLNSIVIDKGALQSLKKFELSYIPKLKTVPAGIQHLEKLQVLNVRDVPHVELYPKL